The stretch of DNA TTTGATCCCCATGTGTATAGCGGCATGCATGGGAATCGTTATTGTTGTCGCTTCATCTTTTTTTAAAAGGAAAAATGTTATCTCTCTTATTTTTTCATTTGCGATGCTAGGTATAATTGGATATTTTGCATTATCAGCTTTGCAATCAGGTGATGAAAATAGTATTGGGGTTACTCTGGCTAAGCAAATTACTGGACTGTATCCAATTTCTAGACTATTTATGTCATACTACAATTTTCCAATGTACTATGGGATGGGATTTTATATAGTTCTTTCAATAGTCGTCTTTTATCTATTTGTCAAAATTGCTTCGTCGAAGTATGGACTACTTAATACACTTGCCAATACAAAATCAAGATATGCTAATGACAAAGTATCTTATGAAAGAAAATCGGTATTTTTTGCCTTGTATCAAAAAGAGCTTGGACGATTTTTAAGTTCTTATATGGCAGTCTTGAATGCTGGGCTTGGAGTGATTCTTTTATGTGTCTTTAGTATATGTTTCCTGTTTAATTCTGTAGGTCAAATAGGAAATTCTGCAGGAATTGAAAATATAAATGAGTATCTCTCAAACTTAGCTCCCGTCTTTATTTCATCTATGCTTTCACTCAGTTGTCCAGCAGCTTCATCTATATCTTTAGAAGGTAAAAATATTTGGATTTTGAAAAGTTCTCCGGTTGAAGTGAAAATGATTTTAAATGCTAAGATAGCTGTCAACCTTACACTTCATTTGATTGGATATATGATCTCTGTATCTGTATTTATGCTGAAACTTGATATGAATCCTATTCA from Streptococcus mitis encodes:
- a CDS encoding putative ABC transporter permease subunit; this translates as MSNIWILLKAQLINFFPINEIRESGNKKQSSMAIASFGIITLSLFCFVYNILTAKTLVHVGQQDLIPAYMVSVSSFSILFLTVFYSNGILFGSRDMEILLSLPVKSSYIITSKFMFMYLLNFLIGLMFMLPGGIVWGLNGSLNLLQIILYFTSIIFAPLIPMCIAACMGIVIVVASSFFKRKNVISLIFSFAMLGIIGYFALSALQSGDENSIGVTLAKQITGLYPISRLFMSYYNFPMYYGMGFYIVLSIVVFYLFVKIASSKYGLLNTLANTKSRYANDKVSYERKSVFFALYQKELGRFLSSYMAVLNAGLGVILLCVFSICFLFNSVGQIGNSAGIENINEYLSNLAPVFISSMLSLSCPAASSISLEGKNIWILKSSPVEVKMILNAKIAVNLTLHLIGYMISVSVFMLKLDMNPIQVMNLVIVPICYSLFITVIGISLNKKYPNYDWDSEMIVVKQSLPVIVTGIIGMIALITPLLLNWLFNLPIIFVLQLVSVVLLVITMGVYLTISKKNFI